A window of Hirundo rustica isolate bHirRus1 chromosome 30, bHirRus1.pri.v3, whole genome shotgun sequence genomic DNA:
TGCCCTTCTTACCGTGGTTTGCTCAGGGCCGATACAAAAGCACCTGGTGGTCTCTGTAGCTGTTCCTcagaaatgaatttattttctgttgggCCATTTGCCAAAAGCATTTGCTAAAACATTAAGTACTTATGAATGAGCACAGAGGTGCTCCGGTGCTTTTTGGGGTGCTGAAGGTTCCTCTGCACCGTGCCTGGCTTTTCGTTTCGGTTTTTGCATCGCTTGTTATTTTCTCGTTTATTAAAACCTTTCGCTTTTCAAAGCGCGCCTGCCCAGCCATTAAACCATTTCTGTGAGGCGCTGGCCGCCCTCCGAGCCGAGTGTTGAACCCTCGTGGAGCTGAAAACGCCCGGCTCGGCAAGGATTTCAATGCCTGGCGGTGCCAAGCGTGCCCTGGGTACCTGAaccccccccttttcccctggCCTGGTTCCCCCCAGAAGCCGCAGCCCAGCCCGGGTGGGCAATCCTCGTGCAGCAGCGACCACTCGCCCCTGGGCAGCACCACCAACAACGACAGCGGCGTGGAGATGGCCGGAAACGCCGGCGGCAGCTACGAGGACCTGTCCACGCTGGAGGACGTGGTGCCCGGCGAGCCCATGGGCACCTCGGGGCTCATGGCCCTCCACAAGCTGGAAAACCTCCGCATCGACAAGCTGAAGCAGCTGAGGAAACCTCCGGCTCCCAAGGGCTTCAACCTGCCCCCCATCCCCGGAGCCGGTGAGATCGGGGTGATTTTCCCCTCTGGGATGTGGGGCCTGGCCCGTGGGGGGCGGGTGGAGGGGGTCTGGGTGGCAGCCAGAGGTTTCCATGCCTTTTCCGTGCCTGGCGTTAGATGTGGAGCCCAAAATCTGGGGGAACCTTAAGAGCCTTAAAGGGGTTCCGGGAGAactggagagggattttggaCAAGGGCCAGGACGAGGGGTGATGGTTGGTGTCGGAGAAGAGGGCGGGGTTAGGTGGGATTTTGGAAGGATTCGTTCCccgggagggtggggaggccctggcacggccGATCCCAGTTCATGGCTTTGCTCTGAGGGGCTGCCGGGGACAAGGACACGACGGAATCGCACAGCCCGGGGGTGAAGGGCTGTGCCACGGGGCGAGGGCGCACCTGAGGAGGGCAGGAGTGTTGGGAGGTGAGGTGTGCATCCATGGCACACGTGCCAGGGGTGTGGGATGTGGGGTGACGCGGTCCAAGGCCCGGTGACGGTGCGTGACGCGTCCCAAGCTGTGGCTGCCGCGTCCCTGGAAGCATCCCATGCCGAACTGGAAcatcctggtctagtggaaaacGTCCtggcccatggcagggggtggaactgggtggTCCTGAggatccctcccaacccaaaccaccaccCAATTCCACgatttttccaacctaaaccagcCTCTGCCCATCTTTGTCTCCACCCCCTCCCTGTCCTCGCCGGCTCTAAGCACCGAAGAgccacatcccagctctggaggtgcctcccatccctgctctggcGCTGCCACGCCGTGCCCCGGGCTGACTCCTCCTTCCGTCCCCCAGgcctgcccagggagctgccctctctcccggcgccgccgccgccgccggcctCGCACCGGCGCATCGCCCAGCTGTCGGCGGCCGAGCTGGGCCTGGCGGCGCCGGGCGAGCGCAGGAGCAGCGGCACCAGCACCGTCAGCTCCGCCTACACTGTCAGCCGCCGCTCGTCCCTGGTGTCCCCGTACCCGCCCGCGCCGTGCCCGGGCGGCGACGCCGGCGTGGCGCCCGGCGGCGCGCTCCCGACGGACGCCTACGATCCCGTCTCTCCGGGCTCGGCGCGCGACGCCGGGGGGCTGCCGGGGTTGGGCAACCTCACCCCGGCTCAGCGCTACCGCCTCAAGGCCAAATACGCCGCGGCCACGGGCGGCCCGCCGCCCACCCCGCTGCCCGGCGCCGAGCAGGTGGCGGCGGGTGGCTACGGCGGGCCTCGGCGCGTGGCCAACGGCCTGTTGAGAAGGCACAGCTCCAATGACAACGCCGGTTATCCCGGCGGCGTCCCGGCTCACCTGGCGCCCCGTCACGGCCTGCGACGGGCCAGCGACCCTGCCCGGACGGCGGCCAAGGCGCCGGCCGCGCCCAGGGTGCAGCGGTTTAAGAGCGTGGGGAACGTGAGCGCGCCGGGCGCGGGCAGGACGGCGCCGCAGCCCTCGGGGGGCTCCGAGGCCGACCTGCAGCGCCACGGCTTCTCCCCGCGGCCCCCCAGCATCAGCGAGAACGTCTTCTTGGAGGGCATGGGGGGTCCCGGCGCCGAGTCCGGCCTGCTGGAGATGGATCCGTACCTGAGCTACCCCGAGGAAAGCTTCCCTTGCCAGGGCGCCGGCGTGGAGCTCCAGGGTGGCATCTACGGGGCTCACCGGACCGTGGTGGGCACGCACGGGGACGTGGaggaggggctgctgcagcctgagttCTCCTTCCCTCAGTGCCAGATGAGCCAGCGATTCCCCAGTTTGCCCGCTGGCAGCGGGGCCGTGCCCGAGCCTTGGGATGGACCCGGCCATGGCGCGCTGGAGATGAGCTCCAGGCAAAATGCAGCTCCCTCCATGCCCGGGCCACACTGTGCCCATCAAAGCGTGGAGTACCCCCATCCCAGCGCCTGCGGGCAGCATCCCAAACTGGCCAGCTCGTGCCAGGACGGCGAATTTTCCGGGGGGCACCGGTTCAACCGGCTGCAGATCAAATCCGAGCAGCGATACCCGGCGCCGGCCCCGGCGCTCGCTCCCTGCCCCGGCGCCAAACTGGCGGCGTCCCCCGCTGCCTTCGGCCATGCCATGGAGCTGGGCCCCGGCGGGTACCCCCCCTCGGGACCGGCCCCCGGCGGGTACATGGGCATCGCCAGCCCGGGAGCCCGCAGAGCCCAGACCCCGACCCTGCAGACCAAAGAGGTGATGGTCCGGAACTACGTGGAGGCGCAGCAGGCGCTGATGTGGGGGGAGCAGCCCCCTTCCAAGGGCAACGCGGCCGGCCCGGGGCTGGGCGGCGAGCccgggcagtgccaggcagcGCCAACCCCGCCGTACCTCAGCCCCAGGTACTGCGCTTACCAACCCAACAAAGCCGATCATCTGCAGAGCCTGGCCGAGCCCCAGCACCTGCTGAGCCCCTCCTGCTTCAACCCCGAGATGATCCCGCACCCTCCAGGTGGCCCGAAACCACCGGGTCACCAAGGCGGCCTGAGCTACCCgggcagcctggcacagccagggcacgGCTACCAGGGCGTGGACGGCGCTGGCCGGCGCCCGCCGCGCTTGCCCCCGGCTCGCCTCGTCCCCGAAGGAGCCGGGAACCTCCCGCTGTACTACCCGGGCCAGAACCCCCACGGGCAGGCGGGCAGAGGCGGGCAcaagctgctggggcagggggcagcGAGCTGCGGGGGGCTCGGGCACTACGGCGCTGAGGGGCTCAAGGGCACCTCCTGTTACTACCTGGACTCCGGGGAGCAGGTGGCCAACAGCTTGGACTCACTGGACCTGGAGAACACGCACCTTGACTTCGCCGCCATCGTGGAGGACGTGGAGACccccgcggcgctgcccggaccccccagcccggctggggggctcctgctgccctcgTCCGGGGGTGCCAACATGGCAGTGGGGGACATGAGCTCCATGCTGAGCACGTTGGCGGGGGAGAGCCACTTCCTCAACTCGCTGTCCTaaccggggggggggggtccccgcCCTCAGGTGGCCTGtggggggggtccccagggtgTTGGGTAGAGGTGGGGGTCCTCCCACGCACAGCGGGGAAGCGGGGAACACCCCTGGAGCCCCCCCTTGTCCGGTGTCTGAGCGTTCGGGAGGGGTCCCAGACCCTCCAGGTGACCTCTGGCGTGGGGAACTGGTTTTACTGGGGCGCCTCGGGGCGTGTCCCCGCTGGGGACAAGGACCTTTGAACGCCGAAACCAAAGAGCCCCGGccccatcccagtgctcccaggaCCCCCCCACCTCCAACACCCCGAATCCCAGTCTGGCAGGACTGCaagagcccccagccctgctccgggGGGGTGCCTGTACATAGTGTTCACACctgtctgtccgtctgtccgtccCCCGAAACCTCCCGCGTGTGCGGGCACCAGCGGTGCCACCCTGTCCTCATTAAACCCTTGCTCAGGGGACTGTGACTGCGTGTTTGTCACCTCTGCCAGGGGTTTGTCACCTCTGCCAGGGGTTTGTCACCTCTGCCAGGGGCTCCTGGCTTGGTGTCATCCCCTGGGACGGGACATTTCTGGCTCCTCTGTCACCAAAACCCTCGATCAGGGATCCAGAGCCGTTCCCGGGCTCGTTGCCGTGACCCAGAACGGACGATGCTGCAATTAACGCTTCAAATGATGCAGAAATAggttaaaataattcagttttcgcaccaaaaaaaaagaaaaaaaaaattacctaagATAATcatgggagggggaaaaaatgcttaaaagaaCGCAATTTTATGTTCTTTTGCTCGTGTAATTAGTGGTGCGAAAGCTGCGTAAAATAATGCAGTTGACGATGCCGAAATTCCATGGAATTATGCGATTTTGTACAATTTGCCAGGACAtgataatgcaaaaaaaaaaaccaaaaaaccaaagtgCTTAAAATAACGCAAttaatgatggaaaaaaaaacccttaaaatgCAATAATGCAACATTCGCCTAAAATAATGCGACTGTGCGCGCAAGATTTATTAGAACAACGCGGTTGTGCACAATTTGCTTCAAATAACTCAATCAGCGGCGCGAGAGGCGCTGAAAATAACGAAACggtgcaaaacaaacaaacaaacaaacaaaaaaatctgctcgAAACAGCGAAACCGAACAGCGAAATTCGCGCTGTTTGCGTTATTTGGTTGGAGCAACGCAATCAATCGCgccgaaacaaaacaaaacaacaaaaaaaaaacaagcttaAAGTAACTCGGTCACAGCGATCGGGGCGTTTCCCCGCGCACGCGGAGCCTTGTCACGCCGTAATTAACCCGTAATTAACGGGTGATTAACCCGCGGCGGCGATAGGGGCCGGGCTGGTGGCGCCCCCTGGCGGTGCCGATAAGGAATGAGCGCCCGGTTACCGGAGGTGCCCGGCCCGGTGCTGCGATGCTCCGGGAGCACCGGATCCGTCCCCAGGCGGAGATTCCGGGGTACCGGGAGCGCTTCTCGGTGCTCTGCAAGTCCCGGGAGCCCCGGGGATTCAGGGGATTGAGGCTCCTTCCTCTGTCCCCGAGGCGGTGACAAGGCTTGGGTGTCCCCGGTGTCGGTTCCGGGGATGGGAGGGGAGGTGAGACCCCCTCAGAGTGGGAGTTGTGGTGATGGAGAAGGACCCTGGGACAGAGCGGGGACCCCGATCCCTTCCTCAGCCACTGGATCCCTTCCTGCCCCACTCCACAGGGCAGTGACGCCGCAGGGGACAGCGCTCGGATGGCACCGGACCCCGAGGGCGGCCggtgccagctctgcccctcgCCTCAGGGCAGCACGAGGAACACTCGGGAATAAATCCATGATAAATCGGTGATAAATCGATGATAAATCAATGATAAATCGATGATAAATCGGTGATAAATAGGAAATAAATAGGAGATAAATCGGTGATAAATACAGCTGAGCTTGTGGTTGGGAGAATAACAAACAGGCGATAAGCAGCGAGGGGCACAAGGCACAGGGACGCTCTGCAAAGGCACGGGGACGCGCCACGGCGTGGTGCTGACAGCAGGAATAGGATTTGGGGCTCTCCCAgccccccctgctctgctccctgccccgccCAGGGCGCAGCGGGGTCGGGCAAAACTCCCCCCGAGGGCAGCGGCTCCTctctgtcactgccctgctcgCTCCTTGTGCGACTCGGTCACCACCTGCTGCGAGAGGAGAATTTGGGGATCGGTCGTAAAGCAGGGTGGGGTCTCCCCGAGCAGGGCACCCCCAGTTCTCACCTGCCCGTCCCGTGTCTCGATGGTTTTGATGAGCACCGTCCTCCGGGCCGGGATCTCGGCGGGTTGGGgctccagagctgggcagagaggGCACATCAGCACCCCTGTGCCctcccaggcaggctgggcaggggcgCAGGGACGCACCCGTACCCAACGCCTAACGAAATTAAtcatgggaaaaacaaaaaaaccaaaaacaataacaacaacaacaaaaaaaaccactaaaacaaacaaacaaacacaaaaaaaaccaaacaaaaccacaaaaaaccccaaacaaaaaaaacccccaaacccacaaaaccaaaaaacccacaaccacacacacacacaaaaacattaaaaaacaccaaaaaacaccaaaatgaaccaaaaaaccaacaaaaacaaacaacaacaacaaaaaaaacacccaaaacaaacaaacaaaacccaacagcttaaaatgctgcagttttATGTTATTTTGTTGGTGTAATTAACGGTGCGAAAATCACATAAAACAACACAGCTGATGATGCCGAAATTCCATCAAATTATGCGATTTAGTATCATTTGCTACGGcacaacaacaccaccaaaaaaaaaaaaaagcacttaaaataaCGCGCTCAGCCGTGGCAGAAAATACTTAAACTGCACTATTGGCTTAAAATAATGCGATTACGCGTGCAAGGTTCATTTAAACAACGCAGTTGTGCGCGATTTGCTTCAAATAATTCAATCCCAAGACCCccctgagcacagctgggaccCCCCAGGCCGTCGCTCACCTGAGCTTCTCACGCTGAAGGAGGCGGTGGGGTGCGGTGGGATGGTGATcctggggaggaagaggggggGATGAGGAAGGTCTGGGACTCGTGGGCATTTGCAATGACCCTTCCGCACCCTCGAGTGCGTCACCCACACCCACGGGGCGGTGCCAGGCTGGCACccggagcagagctggaggcgCCTCCTTGCCATCCCGCCTGGCTTTGACTTATATCTCAGCAACCAAAAAACTCCCACGGGAACCTCTCGCTTCCGTGCGGGAGTAAGGCCTGGAGGTGCCgcctcccccaaaaaaaaatcccgcaGGAAGCGGTGCGGCTCAAGGCGAGCCGCCTTCCCCCGccggcagggcagaggggaggctCCGTGCGCCGCGCTCCCCTCACCGGCTCTCCTCGCCCTCCAGCAGCTTGCGGTACGTGGCGATCTCGATGTCCAGGGCCATCTTGACGTTAAGCAGGTCCTGGTACTCGCGGAGGTGCCGCGCCAtctcctccttcatctgctggatctcctgctccagcctccccaCCGCGTCCTGGTAGTTCCCGATCTCCTCCCCGAACTCATCCTCCATCTCCCGCATCTGCCGCTGCAGCGCCTCGTTCTGCCgggggagggaagaaaggggGCCGCAAAGTGTCGCGGTGGGGCTCCGGTTCTTGcgttccccccctccccaaaaagcTCCCCGGCTCTCACCACGCCCTTCAGCCCGTCCACCTCGCACGTCAGGCTCTGGATCTGCCGCCGGGACTCGTTCATCTCCTGCTTGGCCAGCCGCAGCGCCTCGTGGTTCCGGTTTGCCGCGTCCGAGAGGTCGGCAAACTGCTCGGGGCCGGGGCGAGTCAGCGCTCTGGGGGTGGCTCGGCCTCCCCAAAACCCCTGCCAGCCCTCGGGGTACCTTGGATTTGTACCACTCCTCGGCTTCCTGCAGGTTCTTGACGGCGATGCTCTCGTACTGCGTGCGGATCTCCCGCAGAGCCGCCGTCAGCTCCGGCTTGCAGACCTCGGCCTCGGGCAGCcccgcggggctcggggcgcTCACCTCCAGGTCCCGCAGCTCCTGCGTGGGCGAGCGGGCGTCACGTCGCGGCTCAAGGACCGGACCTGTGCCCCCCTCCCACCGCTTcatcccagcccggctcccaCCTCCTCGTGCAGCTTCTTGAGGAAGCCGATCTCGTCCATCAGCAGCTCCACCTTGCGCTCCAGCTCCAGGCGGGACAGCGTGGCGTGGTCCACGTCCTGTGGGAGAGGCCGGGGTGAGCTGCGGGGGCAGCGTGGAGGGGATGGGAAGACTCTGGAGCCCACCGGGGGTCGGTGGGGGATGAGGGTTCGGGACCGCCAGACCCGCTCACCTTGCGGAACAGCACCAGGCTCCTCTCGGCATCCTCACGCTTCTGCGTCTCGTCCTCCAGCCTGGGGTCAGCGATGGGGTGAGAGGGAGGTGAGGGCGGGGGTGCAGACCCCTCCTCCCGCTGCCTCCCGTTGCAGCGCCCTCCACACACAGCGGAGGCGAGCGGGGGTGGAGCGGCCCCCAGAGCTCGCACCCGTCCCCTCCCGGTGATCccccccttgtcctgcccctcccagtgccccgCCTTTCCGCAGAGCCCGCAcctcccagtggctcccagtgccTGCCGAGGGTATCCCTTCCCACGCTTCCTCTTCCTCGGGTATTCACCAGTCCCTACCCCGACGCGCCCGGGGctcccccatccccatcccgcTGCATCCTCCGGTCCCCATCCTGGTGCGAGTCTCATCCCGTCACGTTCCTCATGCCGGCGGATCTCCCAGTCCCTGTCTGGCACCTTCCTCGGTCCTCATCCCATGCATAACTCATCCCCGATTCCCATCGCAGTTCATCCCTCATCCCGGTACATCCCTCATCCCGGTACATTCCTCATCCCGGTACATCCCTCTTCCCGGTACATTCCTCATCCCGGTACATCCCTCATCCCGGTACATCCCTCATCCCGGTACATCCCTCATTCTGGTTCATCCCTCATCCTGGTTCATCCCAGTACATCCCTCAGCCCAGTTCACCCCTCAGCCCAGTTCATCCCAGTACATCCCTCATTCCAGTTCATCCCACATCCCAGTACATCCCTCATCCCGGTTTATCCCAGTACATCCCTCATCCTGGTTCATACCTCATCCCGGTCCATCCCTCAGCCCAGTCCATCCCTCATCCCGCTGCATTC
This region includes:
- the GLI1 gene encoding zinc finger protein GLI1 — protein: MFDPTGPPAAGYSEHCCLHPPHGPAPAAPGPPGFDFPVCHQPGHRGYGLAPGAEHPADGSRFSTPRGAGKLGKKRALSISPLSDSSIDLQTVIRTSPNSLVAFINSRCASAGGSYGHLSISTISPSLGYQSPPGQQKGQGHLYAPGPACGSHELPPRPGLLHQAPARGALKHCQQLKLEWSLSSPLSSKFPEERSEGDISSPASTGTQDPLLGMLDVREELEKEDGKAECEAVYETNCYWDGCAKEFDTQEQLVHHINNEHIHGEKKEFVCHWAACSREQRPFKAQYMLVVHMRRHTGEKPHKCTFEGCNKAYSRLENLKTHLRSHTGEKPYVCEHEGCNKAFSNASDRAKHQNRTHSNEKPYVCKIPGCTKRYTDPSSLRKHVKTVHGPDAHVTKKHRGDVGPGRALPTPGAPQDMKQEKDANGAGEARKDEGKLLVPELALKPQPSPGGQSSCSSDHSPLGSTTNNDSGVEMAGNAGGSYEDLSTLEDVVPGEPMGTSGLMALHKLENLRIDKLKQLRKPPAPKGFNLPPIPGAGLPRELPSLPAPPPPPASHRRIAQLSAAELGLAAPGERRSSGTSTVSSAYTVSRRSSLVSPYPPAPCPGGDAGVAPGGALPTDAYDPVSPGSARDAGGLPGLGNLTPAQRYRLKAKYAAATGGPPPTPLPGAEQVAAGGYGGPRRVANGLLRRHSSNDNAGYPGGVPAHLAPRHGLRRASDPARTAAKAPAAPRVQRFKSVGNVSAPGAGRTAPQPSGGSEADLQRHGFSPRPPSISENVFLEGMGGPGAESGLLEMDPYLSYPEESFPCQGAGVELQGGIYGAHRTVVGTHGDVEEGLLQPEFSFPQCQMSQRFPSLPAGSGAVPEPWDGPGHGALEMSSRQNAAPSMPGPHCAHQSVEYPHPSACGQHPKLASSCQDGEFSGGHRFNRLQIKSEQRYPAPAPALAPCPGAKLAASPAAFGHAMELGPGGYPPSGPAPGGYMGIASPGARRAQTPTLQTKEVMVRNYVEAQQALMWGEQPPSKGNAAGPGLGGEPGQCQAAPTPPYLSPRYCAYQPNKADHLQSLAEPQHLLSPSCFNPEMIPHPPGGPKPPGHQGGLSYPGSLAQPGHGYQGVDGAGRRPPRLPPARLVPEGAGNLPLYYPGQNPHGQAGRGGHKLLGQGAASCGGLGHYGAEGLKGTSCYYLDSGEQVANSLDSLDLENTHLDFAAIVEDVETPAALPGPPSPAGGLLLPSSGGANMAVGDMSSMLSTLAGESHFLNSLS
- the PRPH gene encoding peripherin isoform X3, with translation MRLEDETQKREDAERSLVLFRKDVDHATLSRLELERKVELLMDEIGFLKKLHEEELRDLEVSAPSPAGLPEAEVCKPELTAALREIRTQYESIAVKNLQEAEEWYKSKFADLSDAANRNHEALRLAKQEMNESRRQIQSLTCEVDGLKGVNEALQRQMREMEDEFGEEIGNYQDAVGRLEQEIQQMKEEMARHLREYQDLLNVKMALDIEIATYRKLLEGEESRITIPPHPTASFSVRSSALEPQPAEIPARRTVLIKTIETRDGQVVTESHKERAGQ
- the PRPH gene encoding peripherin isoform X1; translated protein: MSRRDRDPGVPPPLAASPGRLAAAAAARGAEREELAELNDRFAAFLERVRALERQNGTLRAALGRATAASGPRTGLVQGELRGLRERLQRLGRDRDRLQAERDGLATDLAALRQRLEDETQKREDAERSLVLFRKDVDHATLSRLELERKVELLMDEIGFLKKLHEEELRDLEVSAPSPAGLPEAEVCKPELTAALREIRTQYESIAVKNLQEAEEWYKSKFADLSDAANRNHEALRLAKQEMNESRRQIQSLTCEVDGLKGVNEALQRQMREMEDEFGEEIGNYQDAVGRLEQEIQQMKEEMARHLREYQDLLNVKMALDIEIATYRKLLEGEESRITIPPHPTASFSVRSSALEPQPAEIPARRTVLIKTIETRDGQQVVTESHKERAGQ
- the PRPH gene encoding peripherin isoform X2 yields the protein MRLEDETQKREDAERSLVLFRKDVDHATLSRLELERKVELLMDEIGFLKKLHEEELRDLEVSAPSPAGLPEAEVCKPELTAALREIRTQYESIAVKNLQEAEEWYKSKFADLSDAANRNHEALRLAKQEMNESRRQIQSLTCEVDGLKGVNEALQRQMREMEDEFGEEIGNYQDAVGRLEQEIQQMKEEMARHLREYQDLLNVKMALDIEIATYRKLLEGEESRITIPPHPTASFSVRSSALEPQPAEIPARRTVLIKTIETRDGQQVVTESHKERAGQ